TGCCATCTTTCCAACTGGACAAAGAAGAAGCATCTACAGGTAGTTTAGATAGTCCGTCTGTTTTCGCATTATAAAACCCCTGTTGATTTTTCTCCAGATACACTTGCTTATTTTCTTTTTCTACTGACACCTTTCCACTTACAACACTTACTTTGGTGCCCATGGCATTCTTATATGAATTAATATTAAAGCTTGTTCCTAAAACGGTAGTTTTAATTCCGTTAGATATAATCGTAAAAGGTTTCTTTTCATCTCGTTTAACTTCAAAATAAGCCTCGCCATCTAAAAATACTTCTCTTCTGTTTCCAGAAAAAACTTTTGGATACCTAAATTCTGATTTTGCATTAAGCCAAACTTTTGTACCATCACTTAAAATAACATGTTTAACCTCACCAAACGAAGTCTCCTCAGTAACTAAATTTATATTGTGTATTTTACGGTTTAAAAAGAAAAAAGTAGTTCCCAGACACACCAACACACAAGCTGCCGCTAACCAATTAAAACGTA
This genomic interval from Pseudopedobacter saltans DSM 12145 contains the following:
- a CDS encoding FecR family protein yields the protein MNREKNISALEKLLSKYFEAREKEHDSLEVSYIDFDQERSMQLIHKRVAKKRYIRFNWLAAACVLVCLGTTFFFLNRKIHNINLVTEETSFGEVKHVILSDGTKVWLNAKSEFRYPKVFSGNRREVFLDGEAYFEVKRDEKKPFTIISNGIKTTVLGTSFNINSYKNAMGTKVSVVSGKVSVEKENKQVYLEKNQQGFYNAKTDGLSKLPVDASSLSSWKDGRLEFNHVGLNEVIATIQRNFSQQVKVADNLKNCEVSADFTDMELEKIMKILSEVVGGRYERKGDTFYLSGTGCN